The following is a genomic window from Tachyglossus aculeatus isolate mTacAcu1 chromosome 19, mTacAcu1.pri, whole genome shotgun sequence.
GCTATAGCTCGGAACTGAGGGTTGGGGCCGAGGATACTGAGAGAGAGGTGTCACAACTGGGAATCGGTAGGTTTAACAAAGAAATATAGGGAGAGGGGTTACAGTTGTGGACCCGTTGTTGGTGCTCAAGAAAGAAGATATAGGGAGGTTATATTCCCTATATTCCTCACCAatgtagggagaggaagagggattaTGCCTGGGGACCAGTAGTTGGGACCAAGGAcaatgggggagagagggtctACAGCTGATGATCGGTGGTTGAGCCCAAGGATAATGATGTAGAGGCATTACACTAGGGGACTGCCAGTTGGGGCTGGGGAtgctgagggagaggagaggagatatgGCTGTGATAGATGCCTGGGGATGAAGAGGCTGAGGGAGATGTGTCACAGATGCGGATTGGTGGGTGGGACCAATGATAACGAGGGAGAGGGCCTACAGCTGGGGACCGGTGGATGGGACAGAGGATAGTGATGGGAACAGATTACACATGGGGACTGGTGTGTTTAGCCGAGGATAATGAAGGAGTGGGGCTGCACCTGGAGACCAGGGGACCTGGGGGCCAAAGATAATGAGTTGACGATTACATCTAGGGACCAGCAGGTGCGGCCGACAAAAATGAGGGAAAGGCATGGCAATTCTGCACCTGTGATTGGTGCTGAggataatgagggagagggaTTACAGCTGGGAACTGGTAGGTGGGGTTGAAgataagcagcatagcatagtggatacagcacaagcctgggagtcagaaggtcatgggttcattcattcaattgcatttattgagtgctcacagcttgggagagtacaatacaacagcagtcacatttcctgtccataactagctcacagactagaggtgggaaacagacattaatatacataaaaaggtaaataaatgaataacagatatatacatatgtgctgtaggaatggcaggaaggatgaataaagggagcaagtcagggagatgcctaagggagtgggagggcatagtcagggaaggcttcttggaggagatatgccttcaataaggctttgaagtgggggagagtaattatctgttttatatgaggaggaagggcattccaggccagagataggatgtgggcaagaggtaggtggtgagatagataaaatcGAGGTACAATAATGTATTtccactgccccccccccgccctacctccttgccctccccacagcacttgtatatatttgtacatatttactatattttattaatgatgtgtatataactataactctatttattctgatggtatttatacctatctacttgttttgtttttttgtcagtctctccccctctagactgtgagcgcgttatTAGGTagtgaccgtctttatatgtagccaatttgtacttcccaagcgcttaatacagtgctctgcacatagtaagtgctcaataaatatgaatgaatgaatgagattagcattagaggaacgaagtgtgcaggcggGGCTGGGTGCGGAATAGGAGGGTAGTGAGGGGTCAttgtaattaagtgctttaaagctaatggtaaagaggtttttgttcgatgcagaagtggatggacaatcactggagtttcttgaggagtgggaaatcatctcctgaacattttcatagaataatgatcagggcagcagagtgacgagtggggagagacaagaggctgggaagtcaacaaggaggctgatgcagtaatccaggagggatagcaATGATAAcggggtagcaatttggatggagcaaaaggggcagattttagccatgttgtgaaggtggaaccgataggatttagtgatggcttgaatatgtgagtGGACTAAGAATCAAGTTTAATCTCAAGGTTATatgcttgtgagacaagaaggatggtagtgctgtcaacagtaatgggaaagtgagtgggagaacagagtttgggtggcaTTCTGCTAGTGAGACAGTTTGTTTTTTACTTTTTTGGTTTGGGGGGTGtatatttaatttattcatttgtgggATTAGTTTATCTCAATTTTACCTGGTGTTGCTTGCTTACACTCCAAAATTTGAGTGCTAAAATAAAATCTACACACACATGGACTATCTGCTTGCTTATTTTTATTAGCTGGCCCAGAGCTCCATCAACTGTGACAATACcaaccttcccacctcctcccccagttTTGTGTCTCTAGTATTATAAAATAGTCTCTACTATGGTGTCTCTAATATTATAAAAGTATTTATAACAGGACTGACCTATGGATATGATACACATACATGGATGTTAACTAGGGATACCCTCAGGAAATCCTAATCCCTGGGaagagagtaagaggacctgctCCATTTTCTGCTATCTGAACACAGGGAGCAAATATGGGACAAAGCGAACCAGAGAAATGGGAGCCCTGATAACTATATATGTGGATTCTGTTGGTCAGGTTATAAAATGACACTGTTTTGGCCTCGTAGTTGAGGTAGACTCCCACCATTTTCGGGGAACCCCTCATAGGGAAACGAGTCTTTCCTGCATAGAAATTGCCATTCTTCAAGGCTATTGTCCAAAATCCGTGTTCAGGACGCAAATGAATCAAGCCTTTCCTGCGTGTTGCTTCATTGCAAACTCCAAGGATCCACTCATCTGTGTGTTCTACCGTTACTTCCCAGTAATGCCTTCTGGAGTTGAACCGCTGGGAGCCCAGCACAAAGGGAGCTAGATTGAATCGTTCAGGATTGCTGGGGAGATTTTGCTGATGGGTAGTATACTTAACACTCTGCCACTCATTGGACAGAACGAGATTGGGATTTGCCGTGTCTTCATCCAACCTCATCGGAACTGCATAGAGAAATAGAGCCTGAGTTAAAGATgggaggcagagttggaattagccCAGTTTGGGTTCACAGGAAACTTCAATTTCAGAGGAATTTGAGAGAACATAAACAAACAAGTTTAATTCAttccctcctttctgtctccctaCTCGGCAACCAaccaagatatagagacggtttaCATAAAGGAGAGCAAGAAATTATTGGGGAAGTTGAGGAGCCCCTTCACATCAAGGTAGAATTTCTTCTGAATGCCAGTACTGAAGTCGCACCACCCCGCTAGTTCCCCCTTACCTTGGAATTTGCACAGCATCTCCCTCATTCCAAACACGTGGCACACACTTCTCAGTTCCACAGACACGTCCCAGGGCACCTTCAGCTCTGCAGCTTCAGACCTGAGAATAAAGGCATTACATCTCCTTGCTGATCAAGACACCTTCTGCCCCACCCTTCTGGAGATCCGAAACAGACACATACCTACTCAATAAGGTTTCAATATCCTGCAGGggaagaaatgaggaaaagagTAAATATTGTGTCTTCCTCCAACCCCTAAATACCAATGCGATTTTTTTGAAATTCTGAAAATCTATCGTGGTTCTATCAAGGATCAGGACCTCCAACTTCAGCCACCTGGCTCATGCTCCTCTCTCCTACCTGTTCTCACCTTGCAAATATACGTAGCTATTTCTGACAAAAATTCAGAGAAACTTCTACAGATCACAGGGAGACAACGGGTATATACTGTGATTGCATCTATAGGTGTCTATTTTATGTACCCAATGACAATAAACAACACATGGGCAGAGACTATATTTTTAATGAAATATGGAATAAGGATGAGCATTTTCACagcttttaaatgcttactggtgACAGTGATGGGCTAGCACAGCCCATCCTTATTGAGCTCagtcaagtcaatcaatggtatttattgaacagttattgtgtgcagattgcTTGAGATAGTGCAGTAACAGATGGTAGACACCACGCAGGCAGAAGACAGACACAGCTGGGACTTCCTGAAGGCTAGTGGCCATGTCTGAAGGGCTATTATTCGGCCTATCCCTAGCTCCCTGAGCAGTTCATTGCACACAGAATCATAAATAGTAATAGTTATTGTGATATTAGGAGAGACTGCAGTCTCCAAGATAATTAGAACTGTCCaccctctcccacttctcctAGGTTCCTCAAGCTTGCTTTCCCCCGTTTCACCTGCAGCAACTCCAGTGCCGGTTTCTCACACTTCTCCTCCAAGTGCCCAATCAACTCCTTGAGGACGGTGCCCTGCTGAGAAACTTGGCTCTTCATTTCCTCCAATTTCCGCAGCACCTTCTCTTCTTCCAAAGCCAGGTTATGGAGTTGCTGGGCCTGTTCCTCTGCCAGGAATTCCCGCATTTTTTCAAATTCGGACAAGatggtctgtctcctctgctgcaCTTTCTCCTATGGAAACACACGACGGTCTATGAGGAACTAGAACCCAGCGGTCCCCATCAATAGATATTAAAGCTTTTACAAAGGGCAAACCACTGTTCGTATGCTGATTTTTGAAGAGCACAGGAggtgtttttataataataatgttgttattcgttaaacacttacaatttgccaagcactatactaaatgtcgGTGTGGATAGACGTTAATCAGTTCAGATAGCCTctgactcacagtcaaaggaagacggagaagaggtacttaatctccatttcacagatgaggaagtaggcacagagaaatcaagcaaTTTTTTCTAAGGTATCTCAGCAAGCAAGTCTTCTAAATGCACGGGTGAGGTGTGTTGTAGAATGTGTGTTGTTGTATGGCACTCATGGTCTGTACCTCCATGATAGTTCATGACATTGGCTCACACATTCCTTTCCTTGGAACCTATCCCATCCTCAAAAGATCAAACTCCCTGGGGGTGGAGGATATCACTAACCTTCCATAGCTCAGTTTTGATCTTCTCCAAGGCCAGCAATTTATGAACTTTTTGCATGTCTTCCCATCGTTTCTCCAAAGCGGCCTGGAGCTTCACCTGCAAGACAAAAATCTAAGGTCAAATGTACTTTGTTCCCGGGGACCGTGAGGCCCCAGGGCggagatgatccagggctgtgattCTGTTGGGCTATGCATTCGCAGGGATCCCCGACTCAGGATCCTCCTCGCCTCACCTTATATTCCTCGACAGCTTCCTGCACTGGGTTAATGCTGTGTGTGCTGTGTTCCGGGCCTCTGAGACAGGCTATGCACAGGGGCGTCTCATCCTCTTGGCAGAAAAGTTTCAGCATCTGTTGGTGTTGCTCACAAAgacgctgctcctcctcctcctgtctcagcAGCTTGTGGGACCCGGCCCGCCGGGCGATGGCTGCCAGCTTCTCCAGCCGCCGATTGGGGAGGAAATTCCATAGCTCAGAGCATTTGCGGCACTCAGAACATGGGAAGGGGTTCTTGGCCCCTCCCCAGTTGCGTTCGAGGCACGCTTGGCAAAAGCTATGTCCGCAGCCGATGGTCACTGGGTCGGTGAAATACTCCAGACAGACAGAGCACGTCAGCTCTTCCCGAATGCCCTGACTCATATCCATGATTCTAAGCGAAGGCACAGGGGCCAGATCAGGCCTGGGGGCAGAGGAAATCCTTCAAACTGCTGGGATGGACCCCAATCCTAACTTCCTAACAGCCCCTTCTGTTCCCTTTGGCAGGGTCCAGATTCTGGGATTGTCAGCCCCAAGGTCACCCTACACGTTCAGTCAGGTTTCCTGGGATTCTTTCTACTCCTGCCCGAGAATTGGATCAGAGAGCCAGCTGTTCTCTTCCTATCCCAGCCTATTCTCTCAGCGCTCAGCTCACGATCTGAAGAATCCTCAGGTTCAGGGTCTCTTAAATTCTCCTGGGCAGTTCCCAGACCACCTTCTGGATTCTCACCTCTCCGGGAGAGTCCTCACCTGCGCATGAGTGGAAGTGGCTTTGAGATTCACATGGTAAAACCCCTGTTAACTCCTCTTGTTCTCGGGTCCATATGAAGCTTTTATCCTGGTCCTGCCCAATCACTGCCAGGGAGGTCGACAGAGTGGTGGAAGTGGAAATCCTGACCTGGGCCCTGTATTTCCTTGCTGGGCAGGGTGGTTGCATGATGGCTCCCGGAGGAGGAGCatagggaaagaggggggagttgACCCAAAACTGAAGACTCTTCCTTCACCCCTGAACGGGTTGTGAGAGGTTGGAGTCCTAGAGCTGTAGATCTCcgatcccctctagacagtgaactcgttgttggcaggaattgtcactgtttattactgtattgtattttcccaagcacttagtatagttctttgcccacagtaagcccttaataaatatgactgaatgaatgaattaattaattaatgcatctGAGTCTCTCTGTTGATCTCATGTCACAAacctgcagccctggatcacctccgcaGTACATTTGCTCCAttcttgtactttcattcattcaatcgtatttattgagcacttactgtgtgcacagcactgtactaagcgcttgggaagtataagttggcaacatatagagacgttccctacccaacagcgggctcacagtctagaagggggagacagataacaagacaaaacatattaacaaaataaaataaatagaataaatatgtacaaataaaataaatacataaatagagcaataaatacatacaaacatatatacatatatgcaggtggtgtggggaggggaaggcggtaaggcggggggagggggagaggaaggagggggctcagtctgggacggcctcctggaggaggtgagctctcagtagggctttgaagggaggaagagagctagcttggcgaatgtgcggagggagggcattccaggccagggggatgacgtgagccgggggtcgacggtgggacaggtgagaacgaggcacagtgaggagattagcggcagaggagcggagggtgcgggctgggctgtagaaagagagaagggaggtgaggtatgagggggcgaggtgatggagagccttgaagccgagggtgaggagtttctgcctgatgcataggttgattggtagccactggagattttcgaggaggggagtaacatgcccagagcatttctgcacaaagacgatccgggcagcagcgtgaagtatacattgaagtggggagagacaggaggatgggagatcagagaggaggctgatgcagtaaccagtcgggataggatgagagattgaaccagcagggtagcaggttggatggagaggaaaaggtggatcttggtgatgttgcggaggtgagaccgacaggttttggtgatggattggatgtgagagttgatcgagagagcagagtcaaggatgacaccaaggtttcgggcttgtgagacgggaaggatggtagtgccgtcaacagtgatgggaaagtcagggagagggcagcgtttgggagggaagataaggagttcagtcttggacatgttgagttttagacggcgggcagacatccagaaggagatgtcctgaaggcaggaggagatacaagcctggagggagggagagagagcaggggcagagatgtagatttgggtgtcatcagcattgagatgatagttgaagtcgtgggagcgaatgagttcaccaagggagtgactgtagatagagaacagaaggagaccaagaactgaccattgaggaacccctacagtaaggggataggagggggagaaggagcccgcaaaagagactgagaatgaatggccagagagataagagaactaggagaggacagagtctgtgaagccaaggttggatagcgtgttgaggagaagcgggtggtccacagtgttgtaagcatctgagaggtcaaggaggattatgatagagtaggagccattggagttggcaagcaggaagtcattggtgatctttgagagggccgtttccgtggaatgtaggggacggaagccagattggaaggggtcgaggagagagttggcgttgaaaaataaattgtggcattttgttaagtgcttactatgtgcaaagcactgttctaagcactgcgggaatacaaggtgatcaggttgtctcacgtggggctcacagtcttaatccccattttacagataaggtaactgatgcttagagaagtgaagtgacttgccaaagttcacacagcagacatgtggcagagctgggtttcgaacccatgacctgtgactcccaagctcgagctctttccactgagccacgctgcttctcgctgagccatgctgcttctcactgagccacgcaaatccagacaccaggatgACCTCCTTCAGCTTAGATTCATCCTCACCTATTTTCATTCTGCATTCTCCTTATCCCAGGATCATTAGCTCTCCGCTCTTCAgttaatcctatttatcgagggcttactatgtgtactaggcatttgtgggagtacagtgcaacagagttggtagacatgttccctgtccacaaggagcttagagtctagagggggagacagacattaatagaaataaattacagctatatacataagtgctgttgggctgccCATTGCCtgcaccagttgtttcagacatttaactccctccttaaatcctctGTCTACCAGCCTCCCCCaacccttgcccctaatgactgtGTTATCTAtttcatcaataaaattgaagCCATCGGGCTTGAACTCCctaaattaatagtaataatggtatctgcaTAGCAATGGTATCTgcatagcacttactatatgccaggtactttactaagctctggggtcgatacaaggaagttgggttggacccagtccctctcccactatgggctcacagtcttgatccccattttacagataaggtaactgaggcacacagaagttaagtgagttgtccaaggtcatactgcagacacgtggtggaaccaagattagaacccatgcatgactttctgactcccaggcccaaggtgtatccactactccatgctgcttctcatttcccctgAGCTGAATGAGGTcatcctggtgtctggattttccCCAGGAGTCTTCTGCAGCTCAAGCACAAGAATGGAGGAAATATACTgcggaggtgatccagagctgcaggttagttcattcattcagtcagtcgtatttattaagggctttctgt
Proteins encoded in this region:
- the LOC119940651 gene encoding E3 ubiquitin-protein ligase TRIM11-like, whose translation is MDMSQGIREELTCSVCLEYFTDPVTIGCGHSFCQACLERNWGGAKNPFPCSECRKCSELWNFLPNRRLEKLAAIARRAGSHKLLRQEEEEQRLCEQHQQMLKLFCQEDETPLCIACLRGPEHSTHSINPVQEAVEEYKVKLQAALEKRWEDMQKVHKLLALEKIKTELWKEKVQQRRQTILSEFEKMREFLAEEQAQQLHNLALEEEKVLRKLEEMKSQVSQQGTVLKELIGHLEEKCEKPALELLQDIETLLSRSEAAELKVPWDVSVELRSVCHVFGMREMLCKFQVPMRLDEDTANPNLVLSNEWQSVKYTTHQQNLPSNPERFNLAPFVLGSQRFNSRRHYWEVTVEHTDEWILGVCNEATRRKGLIHLRPEHGFWTIALKNGNFYAGKTRFPMRGSPKMVGVYLNYEAKTVSFYNLTNRIHIYSYQGSHFSGSLCPIFAPCVQIAENGAGPLVSRCSPTPSLSSAKHTSPHVILRPNHWFIVVAPISQHLLPQPPVPKYNLTPSSSLMVPIHPIVTPLPHYPWLQQPVPRRILAILPALSALSMQADERGFWIGLMGAKSINKMWYTNPLEQFPGNHGLEFDRPRSTQGVAEEKVAES